In Ostrea edulis chromosome 6, xbOstEdul1.1, whole genome shotgun sequence, a single window of DNA contains:
- the LOC125646962 gene encoding uncharacterized protein LOC125646962: MTTKCAFLFDGAAIDACLSEKDSLEDLRIEEDGAEKQTDTKENQDVTGHNSDHVNENVQTVNETNDDRDNAYKTSPSTTSNHGSSENVDIVITTDPEKQILQEEEGFKNSLETNCPLFDYKISRRRTIHGVEILPRANSTKDLRRQTSDFGRFPLSRPKGSTLNLVCAGESPCVRETLTSRLRFEKGHVSHDLQGCDGKTYVTPTQRKDMEMRQLKKEVKELKKDIAERVEEIDLLKKNIDKEAADIIESKDLKIKEIRAELDTLLANHDELKSSYDQALEKVAALENTVKELKAVIAEKEHKNADIYYEMYRKGQESAKFERNFEIERLAAISGKATSVTTRELLEKLMDTEMELAKWQSYRRRESYETGERPETEAAAILQFLKDSFYHYITDQKQSDNHLRAMIRIFSYTEPQKKKIASAIAERINKKNSL, encoded by the exons ATGACAACAAAGTGTGCGTTCTTGTTTGATGGAGCTGCAATCGATGCATGTTTGAGCGAGAAAGACAGTCTAGAAGATTTAAGGATTGAGGAGGATGGTGCAGAGAAACAGACGGACACAAAGGAAAACCAAGATGTTACAGGTCATAACTCGGATCACGTCAATGAAAATGTCCAAACTGTGAACGAAACAAATGACGACCGTGACAATGCTTACAAAACAAGTCCATCTACCACCAGTAACCATGGAAGTTCAGAAAACGTAGACATTGTTATAACAACGGACCCCGAAAAGCAAATTCTGCAAGAAGAGGAAGGTTTCAAAAATAGTCTTGAGACAAATTGCCCCTTATTTGATTATAAAATCAGCAGGCGTCGCACTATTCATGGAGTAGAAATACTTCCGAGAGCCAATTCCACAAAGGACCTACGTCGTCAAACATCTGATTTTGGTCGGTTCCCTCTGTCACGACCAAAGGGGAGTACCCTTAACCTCGTTTGCGCTGGAGAAAGTCCCTGTGTACGAGAGACTTTAACGAGTAGGCTTAGATTTGAGAAAGGACACGTATCCCACGACTTGCAAGGGTGCGACGGCAAAACGTACGTAACCCCTACACAACGGAAGGATATGGAAATGAGACAACTGAAGAAAGAAGTGAAAGAGCTAAAGAAAGATATTGCTGAACGGGTGGAAGAGATTGATCTATTGAAAAAGAACATTGATAAAGAGGCCGCTGACATCATAGAAAGTAAGGATCTTAAGATTAAGGAAATTCGAGCTGAACTTGATACCCTGCTGGCTAATCATGATGAATTGAAGTCTTCATACGACCAAGCGCTGGAGAAGGTTGCCGCATTAGAAAATACAGTTAAGGAACTGAAG GCTGTAATTGCTGAGAAAGAACACAAGAATGCAgacatatattatgaaatgtaCAGAAAAGGACAAGAATCTGCAAAGTTTGAAAGAAATTTTGAG ATTGAAAGACTTGCCGCTATTTCCGGGAAAGCAACTTCGGTGACAACACGTGAACTGTTGGAAAAGTTGATGGACACGGAGATGGAACTGGCCAAGTGGCAGTCGTACAGACGGCGAGAGTCCTACGAAACCGGCGAGAGACCGGAAACGGAAGCGGCAGCAATCTTACAGTTCCTGAAGGACTCGTTCTATCACTATATTACTGACCAGAAACAATCGGACAATCATCTCCGTGCCATGATCCGAATATTTAGTTATACAGAGCCACAAAAGAAAAAGATAGCTTCTGCTATAGCTGAAAGGATCAACAAGAAAAATAGCTTATGA
- the LOC125646963 gene encoding uncharacterized protein LOC125646963 — MMCRWNCVTVNVVGSQENGWRHYELYWKRNAALSKPSNSSSVWPWDSHFYHASYAVDGRLVHGISAHQCFLSNNESSPWFQVDLYGDYLISFLRLFYRMDMNGNEFHDISVQVSQMGSIFQVCGFFKGPGISKQVVDVLCKASGYTRFVRLQITAGSHNTLLLCEVEVYTLN, encoded by the exons ATGATGTGTCGTTGGAACTGCGTGACCGTTAATGTGGTGGGCAGTCAAGAAAACGGCTGGAGACACTATG AGTTATACTGGAAAAGAAACGCTGCTCTCTCTAAGCCCTCCAACTCGTCTTCAGTTTGGCCTTGGGATTCTCACTTCTACCACGCCAGTTATGCCGTAGACGGGCGACTCGTACATGGAATTAGCGCTCATCAGTGTTTCCTTTCGAACAACGAATCATCTCCCTGGTTTCAAGTTGACCTGTATGGAGACTATCTGATTTCGTTTCTTCGGTTATTCTACCGGATGGACATGAATG GAAATGAGTTCCATGATATATCCGTGCAGGTTTCCCAGATGGGGTCGATTTTTCAAGTCTGCGGATTTTTCAAAGGACCTGGAATATCGAAACAGGTGGTGGATGTTTTATGTAAAGCTAGTGGCTACACTAGGTTCGTGAGACTGCAGATCACTGCCGGGTCGCACAATACATTACTGCTGTGTGAAGTTGAAGTTTATACTTTAAACTGA